A segment of the Sphingomonas kaistensis genome:
CGCGGCGAAGAGGAGCAATCCATGACGCCGTGTCTATGGATTGCTCCCCTTTTGCCCGCAATGATGTCTCACTCCGCCGGCTGCGGCTGCGCCGATCCCGGCGGGCGCTGCGACTGCGGATTGGCGACCTCGCCCGGCATTTCGTGCGCGGTGGCGCGCAGGTGGCGGCCGAGCTTGCGCCCGATCCACTGCTCCATGTCGATCGCGATGCTGAAATAGGCCGGGACCAGCAGCAGGGTGAGGAAGGTCGACATGATCAGGCCGCCGATCACGGTCACGCCCATCGGCGCGCGCCAGCTGCCGTCGCCGGTCAGGCTGAGCGCAATCGGGATCATGCCCGCGACCATCGCCACCGTGGTCATCACGATCGGCTGGGCGCGCTTGTGCCCGGCCTCGATGATCGCCTCATCCTTGGTCATGCCGTGGTCCATCATCTCCACCGCGAAATCGACCAGCAGGATCGAGTTCTTGGCGACGATGCCGAGCAGCATGAGAAGCCCGATGAACACCGGCAGGCTGAGCGGCTGGCCGGCCACGTGCAGCGCGATCACCGCGCCCAGCGGGGCCAGCAGCAGCGAGCCGAGGTTGACCAGCGGCGCCAGGAAGCGGCGGTAGAGCAGCACCAGCACCGCAAACACCAGCGCGATTCCGGCGACCACCGCCAGGACGAAGTTCATGATCAGCTCGGCCTGCCACTTCTGGTCGCCAAGCTGAAGACGAGTCACGCCCGAAGGCAGGCTCTTCATGGTCGGAAGCTGGTCGATCTGCTTCCACGCCTCGCTGGAGACGGTGCCCGGAGTCAGGTCGGCGCCGACCGCGATGCGGTACATCTGGTTGGTGCGGTTGACGACCACCGGACCCGACCCGAAGCTGATCTCGGCGACCGACTTGAGCGGCACCGAACCGCCCGAGGCGGTCGGGACCGGCAGGTTCTCGAGCGTCGCGATGTTGCGGCGCTCGGACTGGTCGAGGCTGACGATGATCGGGACCTGGCGATCGGACAGCGAGAAGCGGGCGCTGTTCTGATCGATGTCGCCGATGGTCGCGATGCGGATGGTCTGGGCCAGCGCGGCGGTGCTGACGCCAAGATCGGCGGCAAGGTCGAAGCGCGGCGTGATCCGGATTTCCGGACGCACCACGTCACCCTGGACGCGCGGCGCGACCAGGATTCCGACGGTCGACATCTCGTCCGACAGCTTGTTCGCGACCTCGTTCAGCTGGACCGGGTCTTCGCCGCCCAGGAACAGGGTGATCGGCCGTCCGCCGCCGCCCGGTCCGCCGCCGCCCTGGCTGAGGAAGTTGACCTGGGCGTCGGCGATCGACGCCAGCTGCGGCGTGATCTCGCGCTCGATCTCCCAGCTCTTGGTCTCGCGGTCCTTCTTGTAGACCACGTTGATGAAGGCCGACGAGGTGAAGCTGCGCTGGAAGACGTTCTCGACGTTGGGATTGCGCCGGACGATGTCGGTGACCCGCTGGGTGACCTGGCGGGTCTGGGCGAGCGTGGTGCCCGGCGCCAGGCCGATGCGGATGGTGCTGTTGGGCAGGTCGAGCTGCGGCTGGAAGGTCATCTGCAGCTGCGAAACGCCGAACACGGTGGCGCCCATGATCAGGAAGCCGACCCCGATCATCCACACCCGGTGGTCACGGAACCGCGCCACGCGGCGGCCGAGCATGCCGTAGGCTTGCTGCTTGGCAAGCTTCGCCTTGGAGCTGTCGATGGTCCATTTCAGGGTCGACAGATAGCGGTCCATCCACTTGCCCGAGGCATGTTCCTGGACCCCGCCGCTGCGCAGGAAATAGGCGGCCATCAGCGGCGTGATCATGCGCGCCACGAGGAGACTCATGAACACCGCAAGCACGACGGTGTAGCCGAAGTTGCGGAAGAACTGGCCGGAGATGCCGGGCATCAGCGCGACCGGCAGGAACACCGCGACGATCGACATGGTGGTGGCGAGCACCGCCAGCCCGATCTCGTCGGCGGCGTCGATCGAGGCCTGGTAGGCGCTCTTGCCCATCCGCATGTGGCGGACGATGTTCTCGATCTCCACGATCGCATCGTCGACCAGCACGCCGGCGACGAGCGCGAGCGCGAGCAGCGACAGGAAGTTCAGGTTGATGGACATCAGGTCCATGAACCAGAAGGCGGGGATCGCCGAGAGCGGGATGGCGACCGCCGAGATGACCGTCGCGCGGATGTCGCGGAGGAACAGGAACACCACCAGCACCGCCAGCACCGCGCCTTCGACCAGCGCGTGGATCGAGCTGGAATATTGGCCCTTGGTGTAATCGACGCTGTTGTTGATCTCGACGAAGCGGACCCGGGGGTCCTCCGACTCGATCTTGCGCAATTCCTTCCAGGTATTCTCGTAGGCGGTGACGTCCGACGCGCCCTTGGCCCGGGCGACGTTGAAGCTGACCACAGGCCTCCCCTCGAGCGAGGTGAAGGAACGGGCCTCGGCCGAGGCATCGCGGACTTGGGCAATCTGGCCGAGCCGGACGAAGCGGCCGCCGGGAAGGGCGATCTGGGTGTCGGCAAGGGCAGCGGCGCTCTTGGCGTTGCCGAGCACGCGGACGGTCTGTTCGGAACCAGCGATCTCGGCGCGGCCGCCCGGCGCGTCGATGTTGATGGAGCGCAGCTGCTGGTTGACCTGCGCTGCGGTGATGCCCTGCGCCTGGAGCGCGGCGGGGTCGAGGATGACTCGGATCTGGCGGTCGAGGCCGCCTTCGCGGCTGACCTGCGCGACGCCGTCCTGCGACAGGAGGCGGCGCGACACGAGGCCGTCGACGAACCAGCTGAGGTCCTCGAGGCTCATGTCGGTGGCTTCCACCGCGATAAACACGAAGCCGTCGCCGCTGATGTCCTGGCGGGTGACCTGCGGCTCGAGGATGCCGTCGGGAAGGTCGCCGCGGACCTGGTCGATCGCCGCCTTGACGTCATTGACCGCGCGGTCGGTGGGAGTGCCGATCTTGAACTGGATGAAGGTGTTGCTGTTGCCTTCGCGGACGGTGGAATTGATTTCGTCCACGCCCTCGACGCCGCGAACCGCCGCCTCGACCTTCTGGGTGACCTGGTTGACCATTTCCGACGGCGCGGCGCCGGGCTGGCTGACGTTCACGTTCGCGGCCGGAAAATCGATGTCCGGATTGTTCGTGATCTCCATCGTCCGGAAGGAATAGATTCCGGTCAGCAGCAGCGCGATGAAGAGCACGATCGGCGGCACCGGGTTCTGGATGCACCAGGCCGAGATGTTGCGGAAACTCATGACGTCACGATATCCTTCGCTGCGCCTACTTGGCTGCTGC
Coding sequences within it:
- a CDS encoding efflux RND transporter permease subunit, with translation MSFRNISAWCIQNPVPPIVLFIALLLTGIYSFRTMEITNNPDIDFPAANVNVSQPGAAPSEMVNQVTQKVEAAVRGVEGVDEINSTVREGNSNTFIQFKIGTPTDRAVNDVKAAIDQVRGDLPDGILEPQVTRQDISGDGFVFIAVEATDMSLEDLSWFVDGLVSRRLLSQDGVAQVSREGGLDRQIRVILDPAALQAQGITAAQVNQQLRSINIDAPGGRAEIAGSEQTVRVLGNAKSAAALADTQIALPGGRFVRLGQIAQVRDASAEARSFTSLEGRPVVSFNVARAKGASDVTAYENTWKELRKIESEDPRVRFVEINNSVDYTKGQYSSSIHALVEGAVLAVLVVFLFLRDIRATVISAVAIPLSAIPAFWFMDLMSINLNFLSLLALALVAGVLVDDAIVEIENIVRHMRMGKSAYQASIDAADEIGLAVLATTMSIVAVFLPVALMPGISGQFFRNFGYTVVLAVFMSLLVARMITPLMAAYFLRSGGVQEHASGKWMDRYLSTLKWTIDSSKAKLAKQQAYGMLGRRVARFRDHRVWMIGVGFLIMGATVFGVSQLQMTFQPQLDLPNSTIRIGLAPGTTLAQTRQVTQRVTDIVRRNPNVENVFQRSFTSSAFINVVYKKDRETKSWEIEREITPQLASIADAQVNFLSQGGGGPGGGGRPITLFLGGEDPVQLNEVANKLSDEMSTVGILVAPRVQGDVVRPEIRITPRFDLAADLGVSTAALAQTIRIATIGDIDQNSARFSLSDRQVPIIVSLDQSERRNIATLENLPVPTASGGSVPLKSVAEISFGSGPVVVNRTNQMYRIAVGADLTPGTVSSEAWKQIDQLPTMKSLPSGVTRLQLGDQKWQAELIMNFVLAVVAGIALVFAVLVLLYRRFLAPLVNLGSLLLAPLGAVIALHVAGQPLSLPVFIGLLMLLGIVAKNSILLVDFAVEMMDHGMTKDEAIIEAGHKRAQPIVMTTVAMVAGMIPIALSLTGDGSWRAPMGVTVIGGLIMSTFLTLLLVPAYFSIAIDMEQWIGRKLGRHLRATAHEMPGEVANPQSQRPPGSAQPQPAE